CGCAGCGATCGGGGCAGCCGCAGGCGCAGTGTTAGGCGAGATCTTCGGCAGAATTGACATTTGGGAAATTGTTGGCGGAGCGGGAGCCGGGGTGCTGGGCGAAGTGCTGCTGCGCGGCAGACGAGAAGTAGAAGTGGTCGTGGTAGAACCTGATACCGACCTGACTTTAACCCTGCAATCGAACTTTGAGCGCAATCCCAATCTCCGCTAATCGTTTTTTTCTACGGCGTCTTTTATGGCGTCTCCTATGCCGTCATCGATCGCATGGTGCGGCTAATCAGGTTAAAGTTACTGTCCAGCCAACCAATCAGGCTCAGATCGTTAGAGATCGACTTGGGCGGGTTGGCAATCAGCGTATCCAGCTGGATCAGGCGGTTAAAGTCAATTTCAACATCGCCGCTGCGGGGGGTGCCGTTGGACTGATAAAACTGGACTCCGGCGATCTGCATGATGCGGATAATTTCCTGCGCCATAATCCCGTAGCCGATCGTGGTGGGGTGAATGCCGTCCAGCGAGAATAGCCCCCCCTGTTTGCGACCCGTGCGATCGGAGACAAAAAAGCGTGAATCGGGAACCGGGTTGAGTGCCTGAAGCGGAGCCGGAAGCTCATAGGCACCACCCACCTCATCCCACCAGGAGGGACGCGCCGTAGGGTCAAGCACATAGCGCCGCAGGGCAACCCGATCGAGTAAGCTAACCAGCTCAAACAAATACCAGTCTCGCCCTTCCTGTCTTGCCTGCCGCACCGAATTTGCAATGCAGTCGTTGTACTGATCGATCGCGCTATCGATCGCCCTTGCCTGCTGTTCCGTCAGGTGGGGATGCTTGTCGGGATTAAACTCCTGATCCGTAATCCAGGGCAGCGTGTAGTAGGGATAGTAGCGGGAACCGGGAACTACCTTGCGATCGACTCCTCGCGCTAAGGGAGCGATTGTGACGTGGGGAACGGTGCTGATAATCACGTGGCGGGCGCGAATTTGCTTAATCTGCTCCACCACCTGATTCCACTCCGCCTCAAAGTGAATCGGTCGCCAGACAGTGTACTGATTGTTTTGCTCAATGCTGTCGTAGTCGTCCCCGCTCCAGGACACGTTGAACTGCAAAATACTGCCCAGCGCATTGTTCGCGCCAATCATCACGATCAGGGTTTCGATGCCGTCCCCGTCGCCTGTTTCCAGCGTGCCCTCTGCGGCAAGTGCCTGAGCTGCGTCGAGGGGCGGAAATGCCTGACCGCGATCGTTTCTGGCGGAATTGAGGACGCGCAGGGCGCTAATTTCGTTTGCATTCTGCACCCCCTGATTAGTGAAGTTATCCCTGGGTGAATTTTGCTGAATCTCTGCTCGACACCGATCCGCTGTTTTAGAAAGGGTGTTTCGCAGATCCCAGCCGTACACGCCCAGATTGTGATTAATCCTACCGTAGGGGTCGGGCGGAATGGAACCTGCGCCCCGTTCCCAGTAATCTTCTACCCGATCGAGCAAATCCCGCACGGTTAGCAACGCCGGGGCAAACTCCCACCAGTCAATTTTGTCGCCGTAGGACTGCTCTAGCTGCCGCGCCAGCCACTCCAGATTAATCGGCAAGCCGTCTCCTGGTCCGCCATAGGTAGGATAGCGGAATTCTGCCCAGCCCAGTTCCGAGGCAATCAGGCGCGGGTAGGACAGACTCGTGTTAAAGATTGCGCCGCTCTGGAAGCCCTGGGTCAACGAATCGCCGATCGCCACCAGCCGATGTCGGGGAGTGCCCTGCCGATTCACGTTGACCGCAATTCCCAGAGTCGGATCGGTTTCCGGGCGGCGAGCCTCCGCTCGAATCATCACATCGGGCGGCGTCTTCGGGTCGCGCATTGCGGGGGTAACTTCTCTCAGCATCGGAACTCCTCACAGGAAATGGGGACTGTCTCGTTTGCCATTATGGGCGATCGATCCGCCGACAATCCCTAACCCGCATGGGGTATTTTGCGCCAAAAAGTTAACTGAGCGTTAGGAAAACTGTTAGAGAAATACGTATTAGAGAAATACGGTGTAGTCTTCTCCTAAAAATAGTGCCCGTTCTGCCCGACGACGGCGCGTAAGACCCGGCAGTTCTACCCCATCGCCCAGATTCCAGCGCAAAAACTGATCGGCAGCGCCCCGATAATCTCGCTGGTTAAGCAGCCGCAGCAGAGTTGATCCCGCAAAGGCACCCTCGCCCACGTTGTAGGTGAACG
This is a stretch of genomic DNA from Leptolyngbya ohadii IS1. It encodes these proteins:
- a CDS encoding SGNH/GDSL hydrolase family protein, translated to MLREVTPAMRDPKTPPDVMIRAEARRPETDPTLGIAVNVNRQGTPRHRLVAIGDSLTQGFQSGAIFNTSLSYPRLIASELGWAEFRYPTYGGPGDGLPINLEWLARQLEQSYGDKIDWWEFAPALLTVRDLLDRVEDYWERGAGSIPPDPYGRINHNLGVYGWDLRNTLSKTADRCRAEIQQNSPRDNFTNQGVQNANEISALRVLNSARNDRGQAFPPLDAAQALAAEGTLETGDGDGIETLIVMIGANNALGSILQFNVSWSGDDYDSIEQNNQYTVWRPIHFEAEWNQVVEQIKQIRARHVIISTVPHVTIAPLARGVDRKVVPGSRYYPYYTLPWITDQEFNPDKHPHLTEQQARAIDSAIDQYNDCIANSVRQARQEGRDWYLFELVSLLDRVALRRYVLDPTARPSWWDEVGGAYELPAPLQALNPVPDSRFFVSDRTGRKQGGLFSLDGIHPTTIGYGIMAQEIIRIMQIAGVQFYQSNGTPRSGDVEIDFNRLIQLDTLIANPPKSISNDLSLIGWLDSNFNLISRTMRSMTA